In Arthrobacter woluwensis, a single genomic region encodes these proteins:
- a CDS encoding bacterial proteasome activator family protein — MSEEPKPQESAAAAGQHGPVEGRPVEGRPVEGTPVDGQGETREPASQDPRVPQEPRAQQGPGGEGDRRPRNMLELVDEPAKVMRIGTMIRQLLEEVKAAPLDDAARGRLAEIHERSIKELEDGLAPELVEELERISLPFPEDSAPSDAELRIAQAQLVGWLEGLFHGIQTAIAAQQAAREQMAAQLRQLPPGTMVAPGVVIGANGEPQRAPAAHQQNPRHGGPEEPDSGLGQYL, encoded by the coding sequence ATGAGTGAGGAGCCGAAGCCACAGGAATCCGCAGCGGCAGCCGGGCAGCATGGTCCCGTCGAAGGGCGTCCCGTCGAGGGGCGTCCCGTGGAGGGGACTCCGGTCGACGGTCAGGGGGAGACGCGGGAGCCCGCTTCGCAGGACCCTCGTGTACCGCAGGAGCCCCGTGCACAGCAGGGTCCCGGCGGCGAGGGCGACCGCCGGCCCCGCAACATGCTCGAACTCGTGGATGAACCGGCCAAGGTCATGCGGATCGGCACGATGATCCGGCAGCTCCTCGAGGAGGTGAAGGCCGCCCCGCTGGATGACGCGGCCCGCGGCCGGCTCGCGGAGATCCACGAGCGTTCCATCAAGGAACTCGAGGACGGCCTGGCCCCCGAACTCGTGGAGGAACTGGAACGGATCTCGCTGCCGTTCCCCGAGGACTCCGCCCCGTCGGATGCGGAACTGCGGATCGCCCAGGCGCAGCTCGTCGGCTGGCTCGAGGGCCTCTTCCATGGCATCCAGACCGCGATCGCGGCCCAGCAGGCCGCCCGCGAGCAGATGGCCGCTCAGCTCCGGCAGCTCCCGCCCGGCACGATGGTCGCGCCCGGCGTGGTCATCGGCGCCAACGGCGAACCGCAGCGCGCTCCGGCGGCACACCAGCAGAACCCCCGGCACGGAGGGCCCGAAGAGCCCGACTCCGGCCTCGGCCAGTACCTCTGA
- a CDS encoding aldo/keto reductase: MSANPDLTFNDGNTIPQLGYGVWQVADDVAETVVGQAFEAGYRHIDTAKIYGNEAGVGRAIAASGLDPKDLFITTKLWNSDQGYEKTLAAFEESLDRLGLDHLDLYLIHWLQPQRGTYVDTWKALVDLQKRGRVTSIGVCNFTGEAIDELIEATGVVPAIHQIELHPYFNQSALREYNAGKGILTQAWSPLGQGGELLSDPEVVRIAEKHGATPAQVVIAWHLAIGNVVIPKSVTESRIAENFAALDVTLDDEDITALSSLDRGAEGRIGPDPAVSDFA, translated from the coding sequence ATGAGCGCAAACCCAGATCTCACTTTCAACGATGGCAACACCATCCCCCAGCTCGGCTACGGCGTGTGGCAGGTGGCCGACGACGTCGCGGAGACCGTGGTCGGCCAGGCCTTCGAGGCCGGTTACCGCCACATCGACACCGCCAAGATCTACGGCAACGAGGCGGGCGTGGGCCGCGCGATCGCGGCGTCCGGCCTGGACCCCAAGGACCTCTTCATCACCACCAAGCTCTGGAACTCCGACCAGGGCTATGAGAAGACCCTCGCGGCGTTCGAGGAGTCCCTGGACCGTCTCGGCCTGGACCACCTCGATCTGTACCTGATCCACTGGCTGCAGCCGCAGCGTGGCACCTACGTGGACACCTGGAAGGCCCTGGTCGATCTGCAGAAGCGCGGCCGCGTGACCTCCATCGGCGTCTGCAACTTCACCGGTGAGGCCATCGACGAGCTGATCGAGGCCACCGGCGTGGTGCCCGCGATCCACCAGATCGAACTGCACCCGTACTTCAACCAGTCCGCACTGCGCGAGTACAACGCGGGCAAGGGCATTCTCACCCAGGCCTGGTCCCCGCTGGGCCAGGGCGGCGAGCTGCTGAGCGACCCCGAGGTCGTCCGCATCGCGGAGAAGCACGGCGCCACTCCGGCCCAGGTCGTCATCGCCTGGCACCTGGCCATCGGCAACGTCGTCATCCCGAAGTCCGTGACGGAGAGCCGGATCGCGGAGAACTTCGCGGCGCTCGATGTGACGCTGGATGACGAGGACATCACGGCGCTGAGTAGCCTCGACCGTGGCGCCGAGGGACGTATCGGCCCCGACCCGGCGGTCTCCGACTTCGCCTGA
- a CDS encoding YbdD/YjiX family protein, with product MTRGAESLRRGIRGVLGADAYEKYLEFHAAHHPDHEPLSEAEFWRDRTDRQDRNPQGRCC from the coding sequence CTGACCCGTGGCGCGGAGTCGCTGCGCCGGGGGATCCGGGGTGTCCTGGGAGCCGACGCGTATGAGAAGTACCTGGAGTTCCACGCAGCGCACCACCCCGACCACGAGCCGCTGAGCGAGGCGGAGTTCTGGCGGGACCGCACCGACCGGCAGGACCGGAATCCACAGGGCCGGTGCTGCTGA
- a CDS encoding carbon starvation CstA family protein, giving the protein MSGTRSTGERGGALPPAAVAPERLDAESRRWTPARIALWAAIALLGGLAWVMLAIVRGETVNAIWFVFAAVCTYLIAYRFYSKYLERKLIRPDDRRATPAEYKADGKDHVRTDRNVLFGHHFAAIAGAGPLVGPVIAAQMGYLPGTIWIIVGVVLAGAVQDYLVLFFSMRRGGRSLGQMAREELGVVGGTAALLATLLIMAIIVAILALVVVNALGESPWGVFSVAMTIPIALFMGVYLRYIRPGKVLEISIIGFVLLMAAIIGGGWVAHTEWGAAFFHLDKTTIAWGIIVYGFVAAILPVWLLLAPRDYLSTFMKIGVIGLLAVAIVVVRPEINVPAFSEFAGRDNGPVFSGALFPFLFVTIACGALSGFHALIASGTTPKLIEKERQTRYIGYGGMLMESFVAIMALVAAVSIDRGLYFVMNAPLALTGGTVEQAAQWVNSLGLAGVNVTPGELKDAAAAVGEQTIISRSGGAPTLAVGLAHIMQQFIGGPGMAAFWYHFAIMFEALFILTAVDAGTRVARFMLQDSIGNFVPKFKDASWRPGAWLCTAVMVAAWGAVLIMGVTDPLGGINTLFPLFGIANQLLAAIALAVCLAIVAKKGRFGALWMVALPLAFTAVVTITASFQKIFSTVPAVGYFANNAAFSKALADGKTSFGTAKTVPAMEAVVRNTMIQGILSVVFVVLAIIVIITALIATVRAFQAHRAGEPVTDHEDPFVPSKVFAPAGLIPTAAERELAAEWAEVPASERLADAGHH; this is encoded by the coding sequence ATGAGCGGTACACGCAGCACGGGAGAGCGGGGCGGCGCCCTGCCGCCCGCCGCCGTCGCACCGGAGAGACTCGACGCCGAATCCCGGCGCTGGACCCCCGCGCGGATCGCGCTCTGGGCGGCCATCGCCCTGCTCGGCGGGCTGGCGTGGGTCATGCTCGCGATCGTCCGCGGGGAGACGGTCAACGCGATCTGGTTCGTGTTCGCCGCGGTCTGCACGTATCTGATCGCGTACCGCTTCTACTCGAAGTACCTGGAGAGGAAACTGATCCGGCCGGACGACCGCCGGGCCACCCCGGCGGAGTACAAGGCCGACGGCAAGGATCACGTCCGCACGGACCGGAACGTCCTCTTCGGCCACCACTTCGCCGCGATCGCCGGCGCCGGCCCGCTGGTCGGTCCCGTCATCGCGGCCCAGATGGGCTATCTGCCGGGCACGATCTGGATCATCGTGGGCGTCGTGCTCGCGGGAGCGGTCCAGGACTACCTGGTGCTGTTCTTCTCCATGCGCCGCGGCGGCCGGTCGCTCGGGCAGATGGCCCGCGAGGAACTCGGCGTGGTGGGCGGCACCGCGGCCCTGCTGGCGACGCTGCTCATCATGGCGATCATCGTCGCCATCCTGGCGCTCGTGGTGGTCAACGCCCTCGGAGAGAGCCCCTGGGGCGTGTTCAGCGTCGCCATGACCATCCCGATCGCCCTCTTCATGGGCGTCTACCTGCGGTACATCCGGCCCGGGAAGGTCCTGGAGATCTCCATCATCGGCTTCGTCCTGCTGATGGCGGCGATCATCGGCGGCGGCTGGGTGGCGCACACCGAGTGGGGCGCGGCGTTCTTCCACCTGGACAAGACCACCATCGCCTGGGGCATCATCGTCTACGGTTTCGTCGCCGCGATCCTCCCGGTCTGGCTGCTGCTGGCCCCGCGCGACTACCTGTCCACCTTCATGAAGATCGGCGTGATCGGACTGCTGGCCGTCGCGATCGTGGTGGTCCGGCCGGAGATCAACGTCCCCGCCTTCAGCGAATTCGCGGGCCGGGACAACGGACCGGTGTTTTCCGGCGCACTGTTCCCGTTCCTCTTCGTCACCATCGCGTGCGGCGCCCTGTCGGGGTTCCACGCGCTGATCGCCTCCGGCACCACGCCCAAGCTGATCGAGAAGGAACGCCAGACCCGGTACATCGGTTACGGCGGCATGCTCATGGAGTCCTTCGTGGCGATCATGGCGCTGGTGGCTGCCGTCTCGATCGACCGCGGTCTCTACTTCGTCATGAATGCCCCGCTGGCCCTCACCGGCGGCACGGTGGAGCAGGCCGCGCAGTGGGTGAACTCGCTCGGTCTGGCCGGGGTGAACGTGACCCCGGGTGAGCTCAAGGACGCGGCCGCGGCCGTGGGGGAGCAGACGATCATCTCCCGCTCGGGCGGCGCGCCCACCCTCGCGGTCGGCCTGGCGCACATCATGCAGCAGTTCATCGGCGGACCGGGGATGGCGGCCTTCTGGTACCACTTCGCCATCATGTTCGAGGCCCTCTTCATCCTCACGGCCGTCGACGCCGGAACGCGCGTGGCCCGCTTCATGCTCCAGGATTCGATCGGGAACTTCGTCCCGAAGTTCAAGGACGCCTCCTGGCGCCCGGGCGCCTGGCTCTGCACGGCCGTCATGGTGGCGGCCTGGGGCGCGGTCCTGATCATGGGCGTCACGGATCCGCTGGGCGGCATCAACACGCTCTTCCCGCTCTTCGGCATCGCGAACCAGTTGCTGGCCGCGATCGCTCTGGCCGTGTGCCTGGCGATCGTCGCGAAGAAGGGCCGCTTCGGAGCGCTCTGGATGGTGGCGCTGCCGCTGGCCTTCACAGCGGTGGTCACGATCACCGCCAGCTTCCAGAAGATCTTCTCGACCGTCCCGGCCGTCGGGTACTTCGCGAACAACGCCGCCTTCAGCAAGGCGCTCGCGGACGGCAAGACGTCGTTCGGCACCGCGAAGACCGTGCCCGCCATGGAGGCCGTGGTCCGCAACACCATGATCCAGGGGATCCTGTCCGTGGTGTTCGTGGTCCTCGCGATCATCGTCATCATCACGGCCCTGATCGCCACCGTCCGGGCCTTCCAGGCACACCGGGCCGGGGAGCCGGTCACGGACCACGAGGACCCGTTCGTCCCGTCGAAGGTCTTCGCGCCCGCGGGCCTGATCCCCACCGCCGCCGAGCGCGAACTCGCCGCGGAGTGGGCGGAGGTGCCGGCGTCGGAACGCCTCGCGGACGCGGGGCACCACTGA
- a CDS encoding ExeM/NucH family extracellular endonuclease, with protein sequence MNHSLAKATLGSALTAALIAAPLATAPAFALVNTVATPGTSSVIIDEAYLSGGSAGAAFRNKFVELYNSSDAPVSLDGWSLQYRSGTGTAAPNSVTALRGSIPAKGTFLIKGGSNNAASTAAELPTPDQDAPSFNPSGTTGTVILARQATALSGLGTGSQVEPTNVADLLGYGTSNTYEVKAATAPSSNTDVKALTRSNHADSNDNSADFSLSTSITPTPSGGTGGPDPTPTPTPTPTPTPGGTATIAEIQGTGATSPLVGQSVTTKGKVTARYSTGGLNGYYIQTPGTGGDLTEADHQASDAVFVYSPATVGSVAIGDYVQVSGTVSEYFGQTQVNVTDAASLTKLTDAAPEVKATHFTLPASETFRESLEGMLLAPTGDYTLSDNFYANQYGELTLASGKTPAVQPNAVAPYGTAENKAVADDNQARTIKLDDGATTNFLSNATTKALPLPYLTTKDPVRVGAPVTFKTNVILGYGNNAWRLEPLEHLTPASADTVQPVSFGNTRADVPNAVGGNLKLASFNVLNYFPTTGDSLSGCQYYTDRDGAPVTVKGGCDARGAATAEHFKRQQDKIVAAINSSGADVVTLMEVENSAKFGKTRDDALSKLVTALNDAKPGTWDYVRSPSALPPLSDEDVIRTAFIYKKAVAEPVGESVIHNDTTAFASARKPLAQVFKPVGGTQAQEFIAVANHFKSKSSAATPDDTDKGQGASNLARVAQSKSLLGFVDTLTKDKGTDKVFLIGDFNAYSKEDPLNVLTDAGYVDQDGKAKNADGTQKHSYVFSGQSGSLDHIFASPEAEKMVNGADIWNINSVESVALEYSRWNYNVTNFYAPDQYRSSDHDPVIVGLNTTPAPTSAKVNLLGVNDFHGRIDNNTVNVAGTLEKLRAAATPGSTAFVSAGDNIGASLFASSMAKDQPTIDVLNTLGLTASAVGNHEFDGGWADLRDRVIAGGTNAKFPYLGANVYKKGTQEPALPEYEILDLNGVKVAVVGAVTQEVPTLVTPAGIADLDFGDPVDAVNRVAAKIKDGKLADVIVAEYHEGAGAGTPDGATLQQEIAAGGAFAKIVTETSPAVGAIFTGHTHKEYAWDGPVPGQDGKTRPVVQTGSYGANIGQIELTVDLASKQVSAYSARNVARTTDAAADLIAAYPRVKQVDTIVKKALADAAVVGNQPVGKVTKDITTAFTKDPTTGAPVRDDRSSESTLGNLVADSLVASLKDPTVGGAEIGVVNPGGLRNELYYGTDGTITYAQANAVLPFVNNLWTTSLTGAQFKTLLEQQWQTNPDGTVPSRPYLQLGLSKNVNYTYDAARPAGDRVTSIQVNGQPLDPAKSYRIGTFSFLATGGDNFRVFKDGANTRDSGLVDRDAWMAFLKANSPVSPDFARRSVAVVNSTPASVKAGEKIQAAVSKLDLTSLGSPVNTSLEATFTDAAGKVTALGAVPVSGGAATVSLAVPAGAAAGAGVLQLKAAESGTTVKVNVTVAKTEVPQPTCTKPVPPKHWWDVAGWAKYALAWIGYLTCLVKG encoded by the coding sequence ATGAATCACTCGCTTGCGAAAGCAACCTTGGGGAGTGCCCTGACCGCCGCGTTGATCGCGGCCCCCTTGGCGACCGCGCCGGCCTTCGCGCTGGTCAACACGGTCGCCACACCGGGCACCTCCTCCGTCATCATCGATGAGGCATATCTGAGCGGAGGCAGCGCAGGGGCTGCCTTCCGCAACAAGTTCGTGGAGCTGTACAACTCCTCGGACGCACCCGTCTCGCTGGACGGCTGGTCACTCCAGTACCGTTCCGGCACCGGGACCGCCGCCCCCAACTCCGTGACCGCCCTCCGCGGCAGCATCCCCGCCAAGGGGACGTTCCTCATCAAGGGCGGCAGCAACAACGCGGCGTCCACGGCGGCGGAGCTGCCCACACCGGACCAGGACGCGCCGTCGTTCAACCCGTCCGGCACCACGGGCACCGTCATCCTGGCCCGCCAGGCCACGGCTCTCAGCGGGCTCGGTACGGGCAGCCAGGTGGAGCCGACCAACGTGGCCGACCTCCTCGGCTACGGCACGAGCAACACGTACGAGGTCAAGGCGGCCACCGCGCCGTCGTCGAACACCGATGTCAAGGCGCTCACCCGCAGCAATCACGCGGACAGCAACGACAACTCGGCCGACTTCAGCCTGAGCACCTCGATCACCCCGACGCCGTCGGGCGGGACGGGCGGTCCGGACCCGACACCGACGCCCACCCCCACGCCGACCCCGACGCCGGGTGGCACCGCCACCATCGCGGAGATCCAGGGCACCGGCGCCACGAGCCCCCTCGTCGGCCAGAGCGTGACCACCAAGGGCAAGGTCACCGCCCGCTACTCCACGGGCGGCCTGAACGGCTACTACATCCAGACCCCGGGCACCGGCGGCGACCTGACCGAGGCCGACCACCAGGCCTCCGACGCCGTGTTCGTCTACTCGCCCGCCACGGTCGGCTCGGTCGCGATCGGCGACTACGTGCAGGTCTCCGGCACCGTCAGCGAGTACTTCGGCCAGACCCAGGTGAACGTCACGGACGCCGCCTCGCTGACCAAGCTCACCGACGCGGCCCCGGAGGTGAAGGCCACGCACTTCACCCTCCCGGCGAGCGAGACCTTCCGCGAGTCCCTCGAGGGCATGCTCCTCGCCCCGACCGGCGACTACACGCTCTCCGACAACTTCTACGCCAACCAGTACGGTGAACTGACCCTCGCCAGCGGCAAGACCCCCGCGGTCCAGCCCAACGCCGTGGCCCCGTACGGCACCGCCGAGAACAAGGCCGTGGCCGACGACAACCAGGCCCGCACCATCAAGCTGGATGACGGCGCCACCACGAACTTCCTCTCCAACGCCACCACCAAGGCGCTTCCGCTGCCCTACCTGACCACCAAGGACCCGGTCCGGGTGGGCGCCCCCGTGACGTTCAAGACCAACGTCATCCTGGGTTACGGCAACAACGCCTGGCGGCTGGAGCCCCTCGAGCACCTCACCCCGGCGAGCGCGGACACCGTGCAGCCGGTCTCCTTCGGCAACACCCGCGCGGATGTGCCGAACGCCGTGGGCGGCAACCTCAAGCTCGCCTCGTTCAACGTCCTGAACTACTTCCCGACCACCGGTGACAGCCTCAGCGGCTGCCAGTACTACACCGACCGCGACGGCGCTCCCGTCACCGTCAAGGGCGGCTGCGATGCCCGTGGCGCCGCGACCGCTGAGCACTTCAAGCGCCAGCAGGACAAGATCGTCGCCGCGATCAACAGCTCCGGCGCCGACGTGGTCACCCTCATGGAGGTCGAGAACTCCGCCAAGTTCGGCAAGACCCGCGACGACGCGCTGTCCAAGCTGGTCACCGCGCTCAACGACGCCAAGCCGGGCACCTGGGACTACGTCCGCAGCCCGTCGGCTCTGCCGCCGCTGAGCGATGAGGACGTCATCCGGACCGCCTTCATCTACAAGAAGGCCGTGGCCGAGCCCGTGGGCGAGTCCGTGATCCACAACGACACCACAGCCTTCGCCAGCGCCCGCAAGCCGCTCGCCCAGGTGTTCAAGCCCGTGGGCGGCACCCAGGCGCAGGAATTCATCGCCGTGGCCAACCACTTCAAGTCCAAGAGCTCCGCGGCCACCCCGGACGACACGGACAAGGGACAGGGCGCGTCCAACCTCGCCCGTGTCGCCCAGTCCAAGTCGCTGCTCGGCTTCGTGGACACCCTGACGAAGGACAAGGGCACCGACAAGGTCTTCCTGATCGGTGACTTCAACGCCTACAGCAAGGAAGACCCGCTGAACGTCCTCACCGACGCCGGCTACGTCGACCAGGACGGCAAGGCCAAGAACGCCGACGGCACCCAGAAGCACTCCTACGTGTTCAGCGGCCAGTCCGGTTCCTTGGACCACATCTTCGCGTCCCCGGAGGCCGAGAAGATGGTCAACGGCGCCGACATCTGGAACATCAACTCCGTGGAGTCCGTCGCGCTGGAGTACAGCCGCTGGAACTACAACGTCACCAACTTCTACGCTCCGGACCAGTACCGTTCCAGTGACCACGATCCCGTGATCGTGGGCCTGAACACCACCCCCGCGCCCACCAGCGCGAAGGTGAACCTCCTCGGCGTGAACGATTTCCACGGTCGCATCGACAACAACACCGTCAACGTCGCCGGCACCTTGGAGAAGCTCCGCGCCGCCGCCACCCCGGGCAGCACCGCCTTCGTCTCCGCCGGTGACAACATCGGGGCCTCCCTCTTCGCCTCCTCCATGGCGAAGGACCAGCCCACCATCGACGTGCTCAACACGCTCGGCCTCACCGCCTCCGCCGTGGGCAACCACGAGTTCGACGGTGGCTGGGCCGATCTGCGCGACCGCGTGATCGCGGGCGGGACCAACGCGAAATTCCCGTACCTGGGCGCGAACGTGTACAAGAAGGGCACGCAGGAACCGGCGCTGCCCGAATACGAGATCCTCGACCTCAACGGCGTGAAGGTGGCCGTGGTCGGCGCCGTGACCCAGGAGGTCCCCACGCTGGTCACCCCGGCCGGCATCGCCGACCTCGACTTCGGTGATCCGGTCGACGCCGTGAACCGCGTGGCCGCCAAGATCAAGGACGGCAAGCTCGCCGACGTGATCGTCGCCGAGTACCACGAGGGCGCCGGGGCCGGCACCCCGGACGGCGCGACCCTCCAGCAGGAGATCGCCGCGGGTGGCGCGTTCGCCAAGATCGTGACCGAGACCAGCCCGGCCGTCGGCGCCATCTTCACGGGCCACACCCACAAGGAGTACGCCTGGGACGGTCCCGTCCCCGGCCAGGACGGCAAGACCCGTCCCGTGGTCCAGACCGGCAGCTACGGCGCGAACATCGGCCAGATCGAGCTGACCGTGGACCTCGCCTCCAAGCAGGTCTCCGCGTACTCGGCCCGTAACGTCGCCCGCACCACGGACGCCGCCGCCGACCTCATCGCGGCCTACCCCCGCGTGAAGCAGGTGGACACGATCGTGAAGAAGGCACTCGCGGACGCCGCCGTCGTCGGCAATCAGCCGGTCGGCAAGGTGACGAAGGACATCACCACCGCGTTCACGAAGGACCCGACCACCGGCGCGCCGGTGCGTGACGACCGTTCCAGCGAGTCCACCCTGGGCAACCTGGTGGCCGACTCGCTGGTCGCCTCGCTCAAGGACCCGACCGTGGGCGGCGCCGAGATCGGCGTGGTCAACCCCGGCGGCCTGCGCAACGAGCTGTACTACGGCACGGACGGCACCATCACCTACGCCCAGGCCAATGCGGTGCTGCCGTTCGTGAACAACCTCTGGACCACGTCGCTCACGGGCGCCCAGTTCAAGACGCTCCTGGAGCAGCAGTGGCAGACCAACCCGGACGGCACCGTGCCGAGCCGCCCGTACCTGCAGCTGGGCCTCTCCAAGAACGTCAACTACACCTATGACGCCGCCCGCCCCGCGGGTGACCGCGTGACCTCCATCCAGGTCAACGGTCAGCCGCTGGATCCGGCCAAGTCCTACCGGATCGGGACGTTCAGCTTCCTGGCCACCGGTGGCGACAACTTCCGGGTCTTCAAGGACGGCGCCAACACCCGTGACTCCGGCCTGGTGGACCGCGACGCCTGGATGGCCTTCCTCAAGGCCAACTCCCCGGTGTCCCCGGACTTCGCCCGTCGCAGCGTGGCCGTCGTGAACTCGACCCCGGCCAGCGTGAAGGCCGGGGAGAAGATCCAGGCCGCGGTGTCGAAGCTGGATCTCACCTCGCTGGGCAGCCCGGTGAACACCTCGCTCGAGGCCACGTTCACCGACGCCGCCGGCAAGGTCACCGCACTGGGCGCCGTTCCCGTCTCGGGTGGCGCCGCCACCGTGAGCCTGGCCGTTCCGGCCGGCGCCGCGGCGGGTGCTGGCGTCCTGCAGCTGAAGGCCGCGGAGTCGGGCACGACGGTGAAGGTCAACGTCACCGTCGCCAAGACCGAGGTGCCGCAGCCGACCTGCACCAAGCCCGTTCCGCCAAAGCACTGGTGGGACGTGGCGGGTTGGGCCAAGTACGCCCTGGCGTGGATCGGTTACCTCACGTGCCTCGTGAAGGGCTGA
- a CDS encoding NAD(P)H-quinone oxidoreductase: MRAVQITEPGGPEVLQVTEMPDPVPGPGEVLIDVVAAGLNRADVQQRRGFYPPPPGASDIPGLEVSGRIAGFGPDVSRPFAVGEKVVALLSGGGYASKVVVPAGQVIRIPEGVDLVTAAGLPEVAATVYSNLYMTAGLQEGETVLIHGATGGIGAFAIQLAKALGAVVATTAGSAEKVATARGFLGADIAIDYTTQSFPEALREANGGHGADVILDVVGAKYLSANLDALEVHGRLVVIGLQGGARGELDLGVLLSKRAAVIGTTLRARPVEEKTAIMDAVRDVVWPLIADGSVRPLVARTFPLAEVAEAHRYFDSGQHTGKILLTM; this comes from the coding sequence ATGCGAGCCGTCCAGATCACCGAGCCGGGAGGCCCGGAAGTCCTGCAGGTGACCGAGATGCCGGATCCGGTGCCCGGCCCGGGAGAGGTCCTGATCGACGTCGTCGCGGCCGGACTGAACCGGGCCGACGTGCAGCAGCGCCGGGGCTTCTACCCGCCGCCGCCCGGCGCCTCCGACATCCCCGGCCTGGAGGTCTCCGGCCGCATCGCGGGCTTCGGCCCGGACGTCTCCCGTCCCTTCGCCGTGGGGGAGAAGGTGGTGGCCCTGCTCTCCGGCGGCGGCTATGCCTCGAAGGTCGTGGTGCCCGCCGGTCAGGTGATCCGGATCCCGGAGGGCGTCGACCTGGTGACCGCCGCGGGTCTGCCTGAGGTGGCGGCCACGGTGTACTCCAATCTCTACATGACGGCCGGCCTGCAGGAGGGCGAGACCGTCCTCATCCACGGGGCCACGGGCGGGATCGGCGCCTTCGCCATCCAGCTCGCGAAGGCGCTGGGCGCGGTCGTGGCGACGACGGCGGGCAGCGCCGAGAAGGTCGCCACGGCTCGGGGCTTCCTCGGTGCGGACATCGCGATCGACTACACGACGCAGAGCTTCCCGGAGGCCCTGCGGGAAGCGAACGGCGGGCACGGCGCGGACGTGATCCTCGACGTCGTGGGCGCCAAGTACCTCTCCGCCAACCTGGACGCGCTGGAGGTGCACGGCCGTCTCGTGGTGATCGGCCTGCAGGGCGGCGCCCGCGGGGAACTGGACCTGGGCGTCCTGCTGAGCAAGCGGGCCGCCGTCATCGGCACCACGCTGCGCGCCCGCCCGGTGGAGGAGAAGACGGCCATCATGGACGCCGTGCGGGATGTGGTCTGGCCGCTGATCGCCGACGGCTCCGTCCGCCCACTGGTCGCGCGGACGTTCCCGCTGGCCGAGGTCGCCGAAGCGCACCGGTACTTCGATTCCGGTCAGCACACAGGGAAGATCCTGTTGACCATGTGA
- a CDS encoding VOC family protein translates to MTTPTFAPGDPCWADLMTDDVEAAQKFYGELLGWTFESDDEEKYGGYVTASKDGRQVAGLMAKQPDQQEMPSTWGIYLKSDDAEATAAAITAAGGQVVVPPMTVPEMGVMAIAEDPSGAFVGVWEPLSHGGYSLINEPGAVGWHELASRKYDAAVDFYRQAFGWDISVMEDTEDFRYSTLGEGDQARAGLFDAAKFLPEGVPSHWLIYLVVDNADEAARKVTELGGRVLEEPRDDPHGRHARVTDPFGAVFMLHQSLV, encoded by the coding sequence ATGACCACCCCTACTTTCGCTCCCGGTGATCCCTGCTGGGCCGACCTGATGACGGATGATGTGGAAGCCGCCCAGAAGTTCTACGGCGAACTCCTGGGCTGGACCTTCGAAAGCGACGACGAGGAGAAGTACGGCGGCTACGTGACCGCGTCCAAGGACGGCCGCCAGGTGGCCGGCCTCATGGCCAAGCAGCCGGACCAGCAGGAGATGCCGAGCACCTGGGGCATCTACCTCAAGAGCGACGACGCCGAGGCCACCGCCGCGGCGATCACCGCAGCGGGCGGACAGGTGGTCGTGCCGCCGATGACCGTCCCGGAGATGGGCGTCATGGCGATCGCCGAGGATCCCTCCGGCGCTTTCGTGGGCGTGTGGGAGCCCCTCTCCCATGGCGGCTACTCCCTGATCAACGAGCCGGGCGCCGTCGGCTGGCACGAACTGGCCAGCCGGAAGTACGACGCCGCGGTGGACTTCTACCGCCAGGCCTTCGGCTGGGACATCTCCGTCATGGAGGACACCGAGGACTTCCGCTACAGCACCCTCGGCGAAGGCGATCAGGCACGTGCGGGACTGTTCGACGCCGCGAAGTTCCTCCCCGAAGGAGTGCCGTCGCACTGGCTCATCTACCTCGTGGTGGACAACGCCGACGAGGCCGCCCGGAAGGTCACCGAGCTCGGCGGCCGGGTGCTGGAGGAGCCGCGGGACGATCCGCATGGCCGTCACGCACGGGTCACCGATCCGTTCGGCGCGGTCTTCATGCTGCACCAGTCGCTCGTCTGA